GTGAATTCCTCCGCCTTTCCCCCCAGTGGCGTCAGCAGGCTGAGCAGCAGCGGCTCCATCTGGTTATGGACGCCGAAGCCTTTCAACACCGAAAAGCTTAGCGCCAGCAGTGGTGCAAGCGACAACAGCGTAGTGTAAACCAGGCTCATGGCACGCAGGGTGATTTCGCCGCGCTGGATGTCGTGGAACAGCGCGACGGGCAGGGCTTTGAGGAAGTCAGGGAGCTTGTTGGGCATGGAGACTGTCATCAATTTCATCCGGGATGTCGGCTTACCATAGCACTTTCAAACAATGGCCAGCCATTTTTTGTCATCAATCTGGACTTTCTTGATGTCGGTCAAGAGCGCTAATAGGTGAGGAACATAGCATACGTGCCACGACCTCACCTTCAGATAAAAGGATAAATAGCGCATCATTGACCAGCGCCTGAAAGCTACCCTTCTATAGGAATACTCATGGAATACCTGCTGCTAGCCGTGGCATCCATTTTCGCCAGCGCCCTGACCGGGACGGTTGGCGTCGGTGGCGCGCTGCTCATTGTTCCCGCGCTGACCGCGACGGCTGACCTGTTCGGCCTGCTGCCAGCGGAAATCCGCTTCATTGGCTACACGATGAATTTCATCAGCCTCGCGCCCATCGTTTACAAAAACCGCCAGCAAATCGACTGGAAAATTGCCCGGCTACTGACGGTAACGGCGATGACAGGCGCAGTGATCGGGGCGAATATTCCCCAGTTTGCCAGCGCGAAAACCCTGTCATTGGGGCTGGTGGCAACCTTGGTGCTGGCTATCCTGCTGCTGATCCGCAAGCTGGGGGATAAAACCCCGGCAAAGCCTGATTTCCCGCATACACAACGCGGCTGGATCAGCATCATGCTGATTGGCGGCATTGTCGGGCTGGCTTCGGGGCTGTTCGGCATTGGTGGCGGCATTTTCATGTTGCCGCTGATTTCGCTGCTGCTGGGGGTGAAGCCGACAAACATCGTGCTGCTGACGCCGGTCATTGTGTTGTTTTCGACCGGAACCGGCATCCTCACCAGCCTGTGGCATGGGGCAACGTTCAGCAATGCAGCGCTTGCCGTGATCGTGGTGCTGGGGGCAGTGATTGGCGCGGGCTGGGGCGACAAACTGCGTGGTACGCTGCCGGATAAAGCGCTCAATATCCTGATGATTGGTCTGCTGGCATTGCTTGCTGTACGGATTTTTATACAGACGATTTAATGGATGTTGGTGGTTTCTGTACATAAAATGGAATCCATAACGCCAAAAAACCCTGTAAAATGGCATTACGGACTCCATTTTATGGTGATATAGATGTATAAGCGGCTGTTTACCCCACCCAACAACAAAAGCTTTTTCCTGTTCGGCCCACGCGGCACAGGCAAAACCACCTGGCTGAAAACACATTTCAAGGATGCCATCTACCTCGACTTCCTGCGCCCGGATTTGTATCAGCGTCTGCTGGGATCGGAAAACCGGCTGGAGGAATACATCCCGTCGGACTACAGCGGCTGGGTGGTGCTGGATGAGGTACAGAAAATCCCCAACCTGCTGGATGAAGTCCACCGCCTGATTGAGGAACGCAAGGATTTATTCTTTGTCCTGACCGGCTCCAGCGCCCGCAAGCTGCGCCGCAGTAACGTCAACCTGCTAGCGGGACGCGCCTTGCAATACCACCTGTTTCCCCTGACCGTGCGGGAAACAGGCGGTGATTTCGTGCTGGAACAAGCCCTGCGCTACGGGATGCTGCCCTCCGTGTTCAGCGAGGAAAATCCCAAACATTACCTACAAGCTTACATCCAGACCTATCTGGAACAGGAAGTGCAACAGGAGGGTCTGACCCGCAACATCGGCGCGTTCAGCCGCTTTCTGGAAGTCGCCAGCTTTTCCCAGGGCGAATCGCTGAACATTTCCGAAGTGGCGCGCGAAGCCAACATCAACCGCAAGGTGGCGGAAAACTATTTCACCATCCTCGAAGACCTGCTGATTGCCTACCGCCTGCCGGTGTTCAGCAAACGCGCCAAACGCAAGCTGACCCAGCACCGCAAGTTTTACCTGTTCGACACCGGTGTTTATTACCACGTGCGCCCCAAGGGCGTGCTGGACAGCCCGGAAGAACTGGAAGGGGTCTGTCTGGAATCACTGGTATTGCAGGAAATCCGCGCCATGAACGCCTACCGCGACTGGGGCTACAGCCTGTCCTTCTGGCGCACGGCGACCGGCGTCGAGGTGGATATTGTCTGCTACGGCGAAAACGGCTTTTATGCGATTGAGGTCAAGCGCAACCGGCAGGTTTCCGGCAAGCACCTGAGCGGGCTGAAAAGTTTCCGCGAGGATTACCCGCAAGTGACGCCGTATCTGCTGTATGGCGGCGAGGATGTGCTGGAGGTGGATGGGGTCAAGGTGATTCCGGTTGTGACTTTTTTGCAGGGAATGGAGCGGCATTTGATGCCGGGGCGGGAAGGGTGAACCGCATCATGCATCCGGTAACTCATTTTTCCAGCAGATCAGCCATCTGTCGCGCCGTAATAATGCGGGTGTGGGCATGATTTTGCAGGGCCAACAAATCGCTTTTGTCGCCTGTCACCAAATAATGGGCTGATGCTGCCTGCGCCGTTGCCAGCAGGTAATCATCATCGGGGTCGGGGGAACGTTCGACCACCGGCAAAGGGTCGAACATCAACGCAAGGCGGCGGATGTCGTTGACCATGCGCCCCATTTCACTGGGTTTCAGGCGTGCCTGAAAAAAGGGGTAGCGTGAAACCCGGTTGAGTTCATCCAATTGCCGCTCGGTGGAGGCGAGATCAAAGCGCCCTTGCCGCCAGGCTTCATACAGGTAATCCGGGGGAGTCCCGCATACCATCAAGGCAGATAGCAGGATGTTGGTATCCAGCACCACGATCATCCGTTTTGCGCCGTTGCCTTGCGTTCAGCCCGTACCGCCCGCACGGCTTCGTCAATCATGGTTTCCAGCGCATCAGTGGCAATATCCTGATTCCGCGCCTTCACCATTTGCACGGTACGGTCAAGCATCCGCCAGCGTACCGCATCTTCAACAAATTTGGACAAGTCGCCTTTTTTCATGCCTTGCGCACCCAGAAAACCACGCAGGGACAAGTCGGTTTCCGGGGAGACAGAAATTGTCCAACGAACTGTATCAGCCATTGCATAACCTCCTATCAGGATAAGCATATAAACATCTATCCATCCAAGTTTAGCGGGCTGGCCAGCTTACAGCAAACTGTATGGCTGGTACGACTGCGCCTCTTGTCGTTTTCACAGGTATCGGTGCGCTATAACCCCCGAAGCGCTGGAGTATTGCCGCTCCACGGGCAAGGGTTGGCAGACGCGGATGGATGAGGTGCTGAAGGAATATGTGGTGCGGTAAACTGCTGCGTAACACCTGCCTTCGACTGCGCTCAGGCAACAGGGAGTCTGGTGGCTGAGC
The sequence above is drawn from the Thiothrix nivea DSM 5205 genome and encodes:
- a CDS encoding sulfite exporter TauE/SafE family protein, with amino-acid sequence MEYLLLAVASIFASALTGTVGVGGALLIVPALTATADLFGLLPAEIRFIGYTMNFISLAPIVYKNRQQIDWKIARLLTVTAMTGAVIGANIPQFASAKTLSLGLVATLVLAILLLIRKLGDKTPAKPDFPHTQRGWISIMLIGGIVGLASGLFGIGGGIFMLPLISLLLGVKPTNIVLLTPVIVLFSTGTGILTSLWHGATFSNAALAVIVVLGAVIGAGWGDKLRGTLPDKALNILMIGLLALLAVRIFIQTI
- a CDS encoding ATP-binding protein, which translates into the protein MYKRLFTPPNNKSFFLFGPRGTGKTTWLKTHFKDAIYLDFLRPDLYQRLLGSENRLEEYIPSDYSGWVVLDEVQKIPNLLDEVHRLIEERKDLFFVLTGSSARKLRRSNVNLLAGRALQYHLFPLTVRETGGDFVLEQALRYGMLPSVFSEENPKHYLQAYIQTYLEQEVQQEGLTRNIGAFSRFLEVASFSQGESLNISEVAREANINRKVAENYFTILEDLLIAYRLPVFSKRAKRKLTQHRKFYLFDTGVYYHVRPKGVLDSPEELEGVCLESLVLQEIRAMNAYRDWGYSLSFWRTATGVEVDIVCYGENGFYAIEVKRNRQVSGKHLSGLKSFREDYPQVTPYLLYGGEDVLEVDGVKVIPVVTFLQGMERHLMPGREG
- a CDS encoding putative toxin-antitoxin system toxin component, PIN family translates to MIVVLDTNILLSALMVCGTPPDYLYEAWRQGRFDLASTERQLDELNRVSRYPFFQARLKPSEMGRMVNDIRRLALMFDPLPVVERSPDPDDDYLLATAQAASAHYLVTGDKSDLLALQNHAHTRIITARQMADLLEK
- a CDS encoding ribbon-helix-helix domain-containing protein, whose amino-acid sequence is MADTVRWTISVSPETDLSLRGFLGAQGMKKGDLSKFVEDAVRWRMLDRTVQMVKARNQDIATDALETMIDEAVRAVRAERKATAQNG
- a CDS encoding BrnA antitoxin family protein; translated protein: MEYCRSTGKGWQTRMDEVLKEYVVR